A DNA window from Linepithema humile isolate Giens D197 chromosome 6, Lhum_UNIL_v1.0, whole genome shotgun sequence contains the following coding sequences:
- the LOC105674739 gene encoding sorting nexin-8-like isoform X3: protein MASTDLSFGSIPAFYREVYEKICSPTSGNVKLEVFRSLLVKSQLSGSAVNQIWKQVDSKTGYLTRSGMYKGLALIAFAQQGKQPSDKLLENSESQGILLFAELPVPVLGDLSEVTLLAQRLHRGNPAKLNHTYSDICNLDTIEVNLVPEKKGIFLKHVEYQVASKKFNSVVYRRYNDFVSLYDLLLARFPYRLIPKLPPKKIVGADSQFLEERRRSLLRFLTLIARHPVVSEDPIVQFFFTFTGDETQHKIREMFRRVPDEFATSELSPRAKELMPPETLTEFANSRDQIRLILFGVSRLKHIADGLAIRSHNYAVDMAELGNQLSTLAAEQHGTSSWVTGGSSLWQEMKKGFHVISKEFNLLSTRALQQAVREETMICERLNLLLDILVAHRMLCERHERGVSADHQRALSTMLSLKKRQMQGVIRGTDADTVEFLENKMVSQESVIANVELRNCFSLLCLHMETQLVHAHLEILATVLQSLVSVQIRGHSEVNIIFFLINERYTIGH from the exons ATATGGAAACAAGTAGACAGCAAGACAGGTTATCTTACGAGAAGCGGAATGTACAAGGGTCTGGCTCTCATCGCTTTCGCCCAACAAGGAAAGCAACCCAGCGACAAGTTGCTGGAAAACTCCGAATCTCAAG GGATCTTGTTATTCGCAGAATTACCCGTTCCCGTTCTGGGCGATCTGTCGGAAGTGACGCTTCTGGCGCAGAGGCTGCACCGAGGCAATCCGGCCAAGCTGAATCACACGTACTCGGACATCTGTAATCTGGACACTATCGAGGTCAACCTTGTTCCTGAGAAGAAGGGTATTTTCCTGAAGCACGTGGAATATCAAGTCGCCAGCAAG aAGTTCAATTCGGTGGTCTACAGACGTTACAACGACTTCGTGTCGTTGTACGACCTCCTCTTGGCTCGGTTTCCCTACAGATTGATACCCAAGTTACCGCcgaaaaaaattgtaggaG ctGACTCGCAATTTCTCGAGGAGAGGCGGCGTTCTCTCCTGCGGTTTCTCACGCTGATCGCTCGCCATCCTGTGGTGAGCGAGGATCCGATTGTACAGTTCTTCTTCACGTTCACCGGTGACGAGACGCAGCACAAGATCCGCGAGATGTTTAGACGCGTGCCGGACGAATTCGCCACGTCCGAATTGTCGCCCCGAGCGAAGGAGCTGATGCCGCCCGAGACGCTGACCGAGTTCGCTAATAGTCGCGATCAGATTCGCCTGATACTTTTTGGGGTCTCGCGGTTGAAGCACATCGCCGATGGCCTGGCGATTAGGTCGCACAATTACGCGGTTGACATGGCCGAGCTGGGCAATCAGCTAAGCACTTTAGCCGCGGAACAGCACGGCACTAGCTCCTGGGTTACCGGCGGTTCTAGCCTTTGGCAAGAAATGAAGAAAGGTTTCCACGTAATCTCGAA AGAATTCAACCTGTTGTCGACCAGAGCACTCCAACAAGCGGTCAGAGAAGAGACTATGATTTGCGAAAGGTTGAATCTCCTGCTCGATATTTTAGTCGCACACAGAATGTTATGCGAAAGACACGAGCGAGGCGTCAGCGCCGATCATCAACGCGCCCTGTCCACGATGTTGTCTCTCAAAAAGCGGCAGATGCAAGGCGTTATTCGCGGAACTGAT GCCGACACCGTCGAGTTCCTCGAGAACAAGATGGTCTCCCAGGAATCGGTAATCGCCAACGTCGAGCTGAGAAATTGCTTCTCGCTGCTCTGCCTGCACATGGAGACCCAGCTTGTACACGCACATCTAGAAATACTCGCCACCGTATTGCAGAGTCTCGTGAGTGTGCAAATTCGCGGACATTCCGaggtaaatataattttttttctcattaacgAGCGTTATACAATCGGTCATTAA
- the LOC105674739 gene encoding sorting nexin-8-like isoform X4, with translation MYKGLALIAFAQQGKQPSDKLLENSESQGILLFAELPVPVLGDLSEVTLLAQRLHRGNPAKLNHTYSDICNLDTIEVNLVPEKKGIFLKHVEYQVASKKFNSVVYRRYNDFVSLYDLLLARFPYRLIPKLPPKKIVGADSQFLEERRRSLLRFLTLIARHPVVSEDPIVQFFFTFTGDETQHKIREMFRRVPDEFATSELSPRAKELMPPETLTEFANSRDQIRLILFGVSRLKHIADGLAIRSHNYAVDMAELGNQLSTLAAEQHGTSSWVTGGSSLWQEMKKGFHVISKEFNLLSTRALQQAVREETMICERLNLLLDILVAHRMLCERHERGVSADHQRALSTMLSLKKRQMQGVIRGTDADTVEFLENKMVSQESVIANVELRNCFSLLCLHMETQLVHAHLEILATVLQSLVSVQIRGHSELAEVWKLIEPTITKCLPEKLASGSNGG, from the exons ATGTACAAGGGTCTGGCTCTCATCGCTTTCGCCCAACAAGGAAAGCAACCCAGCGACAAGTTGCTGGAAAACTCCGAATCTCAAG GGATCTTGTTATTCGCAGAATTACCCGTTCCCGTTCTGGGCGATCTGTCGGAAGTGACGCTTCTGGCGCAGAGGCTGCACCGAGGCAATCCGGCCAAGCTGAATCACACGTACTCGGACATCTGTAATCTGGACACTATCGAGGTCAACCTTGTTCCTGAGAAGAAGGGTATTTTCCTGAAGCACGTGGAATATCAAGTCGCCAGCAAG aAGTTCAATTCGGTGGTCTACAGACGTTACAACGACTTCGTGTCGTTGTACGACCTCCTCTTGGCTCGGTTTCCCTACAGATTGATACCCAAGTTACCGCcgaaaaaaattgtaggaG ctGACTCGCAATTTCTCGAGGAGAGGCGGCGTTCTCTCCTGCGGTTTCTCACGCTGATCGCTCGCCATCCTGTGGTGAGCGAGGATCCGATTGTACAGTTCTTCTTCACGTTCACCGGTGACGAGACGCAGCACAAGATCCGCGAGATGTTTAGACGCGTGCCGGACGAATTCGCCACGTCCGAATTGTCGCCCCGAGCGAAGGAGCTGATGCCGCCCGAGACGCTGACCGAGTTCGCTAATAGTCGCGATCAGATTCGCCTGATACTTTTTGGGGTCTCGCGGTTGAAGCACATCGCCGATGGCCTGGCGATTAGGTCGCACAATTACGCGGTTGACATGGCCGAGCTGGGCAATCAGCTAAGCACTTTAGCCGCGGAACAGCACGGCACTAGCTCCTGGGTTACCGGCGGTTCTAGCCTTTGGCAAGAAATGAAGAAAGGTTTCCACGTAATCTCGAA AGAATTCAACCTGTTGTCGACCAGAGCACTCCAACAAGCGGTCAGAGAAGAGACTATGATTTGCGAAAGGTTGAATCTCCTGCTCGATATTTTAGTCGCACACAGAATGTTATGCGAAAGACACGAGCGAGGCGTCAGCGCCGATCATCAACGCGCCCTGTCCACGATGTTGTCTCTCAAAAAGCGGCAGATGCAAGGCGTTATTCGCGGAACTGAT GCCGACACCGTCGAGTTCCTCGAGAACAAGATGGTCTCCCAGGAATCGGTAATCGCCAACGTCGAGCTGAGAAATTGCTTCTCGCTGCTCTGCCTGCACATGGAGACCCAGCTTGTACACGCACATCTAGAAATACTCGCCACCGTATTGCAGAGTCTCGTGAGTGTGCAAATTCGCGGACATTCCGag TTGGCTGAAGTGTGGAAATTGATCGAACCGACGATTACCAAGTGTTTACCCGAAAAGTTGGCAAGTGGGTCTAACGGCGGATAG
- the LOC105674739 gene encoding sorting nexin-8-like isoform X2 — protein MASTDLSFGSIPAFYREVYEKICSPTSGNVKLEVFRSLLVKSQLSGSAVNQIWKQVDSKTGYLTRSGMYKGLALIAFAQQGKQPSDKLLENSESQELPVPVLGDLSEVTLLAQRLHRGNPAKLNHTYSDICNLDTIEVNLVPEKKGIFLKHVEYQVASKKFNSVVYRRYNDFVSLYDLLLARFPYRLIPKLPPKKIVGADSQFLEERRRSLLRFLTLIARHPVVSEDPIVQFFFTFTGDETQHKIREMFRRVPDEFATSELSPRAKELMPPETLTEFANSRDQIRLILFGVSRLKHIADGLAIRSHNYAVDMAELGNQLSTLAAEQHGTSSWVTGGSSLWQEMKKGFHVISKEFNLLSTRALQQAVREETMICERLNLLLDILVAHRMLCERHERGVSADHQRALSTMLSLKKRQMQGVIRGTDADTVEFLENKMVSQESVIANVELRNCFSLLCLHMETQLVHAHLEILATVLQSLVSVQIRGHSELAEVWKLIEPTITKCLPEKLASGSNGG, from the exons ATATGGAAACAAGTAGACAGCAAGACAGGTTATCTTACGAGAAGCGGAATGTACAAGGGTCTGGCTCTCATCGCTTTCGCCCAACAAGGAAAGCAACCCAGCGACAAGTTGCTGGAAAACTCCGAATCTCAAG AATTACCCGTTCCCGTTCTGGGCGATCTGTCGGAAGTGACGCTTCTGGCGCAGAGGCTGCACCGAGGCAATCCGGCCAAGCTGAATCACACGTACTCGGACATCTGTAATCTGGACACTATCGAGGTCAACCTTGTTCCTGAGAAGAAGGGTATTTTCCTGAAGCACGTGGAATATCAAGTCGCCAGCAAG aAGTTCAATTCGGTGGTCTACAGACGTTACAACGACTTCGTGTCGTTGTACGACCTCCTCTTGGCTCGGTTTCCCTACAGATTGATACCCAAGTTACCGCcgaaaaaaattgtaggaG ctGACTCGCAATTTCTCGAGGAGAGGCGGCGTTCTCTCCTGCGGTTTCTCACGCTGATCGCTCGCCATCCTGTGGTGAGCGAGGATCCGATTGTACAGTTCTTCTTCACGTTCACCGGTGACGAGACGCAGCACAAGATCCGCGAGATGTTTAGACGCGTGCCGGACGAATTCGCCACGTCCGAATTGTCGCCCCGAGCGAAGGAGCTGATGCCGCCCGAGACGCTGACCGAGTTCGCTAATAGTCGCGATCAGATTCGCCTGATACTTTTTGGGGTCTCGCGGTTGAAGCACATCGCCGATGGCCTGGCGATTAGGTCGCACAATTACGCGGTTGACATGGCCGAGCTGGGCAATCAGCTAAGCACTTTAGCCGCGGAACAGCACGGCACTAGCTCCTGGGTTACCGGCGGTTCTAGCCTTTGGCAAGAAATGAAGAAAGGTTTCCACGTAATCTCGAA AGAATTCAACCTGTTGTCGACCAGAGCACTCCAACAAGCGGTCAGAGAAGAGACTATGATTTGCGAAAGGTTGAATCTCCTGCTCGATATTTTAGTCGCACACAGAATGTTATGCGAAAGACACGAGCGAGGCGTCAGCGCCGATCATCAACGCGCCCTGTCCACGATGTTGTCTCTCAAAAAGCGGCAGATGCAAGGCGTTATTCGCGGAACTGAT GCCGACACCGTCGAGTTCCTCGAGAACAAGATGGTCTCCCAGGAATCGGTAATCGCCAACGTCGAGCTGAGAAATTGCTTCTCGCTGCTCTGCCTGCACATGGAGACCCAGCTTGTACACGCACATCTAGAAATACTCGCCACCGTATTGCAGAGTCTCGTGAGTGTGCAAATTCGCGGACATTCCGag TTGGCTGAAGTGTGGAAATTGATCGAACCGACGATTACCAAGTGTTTACCCGAAAAGTTGGCAAGTGGGTCTAACGGCGGATAG
- the LOC105674739 gene encoding sorting nexin-8-like isoform X1, with the protein MASTDLSFGSIPAFYREVYEKICSPTSGNVKLEVFRSLLVKSQLSGSAVNQIWKQVDSKTGYLTRSGMYKGLALIAFAQQGKQPSDKLLENSESQGILLFAELPVPVLGDLSEVTLLAQRLHRGNPAKLNHTYSDICNLDTIEVNLVPEKKGIFLKHVEYQVASKKFNSVVYRRYNDFVSLYDLLLARFPYRLIPKLPPKKIVGADSQFLEERRRSLLRFLTLIARHPVVSEDPIVQFFFTFTGDETQHKIREMFRRVPDEFATSELSPRAKELMPPETLTEFANSRDQIRLILFGVSRLKHIADGLAIRSHNYAVDMAELGNQLSTLAAEQHGTSSWVTGGSSLWQEMKKGFHVISKEFNLLSTRALQQAVREETMICERLNLLLDILVAHRMLCERHERGVSADHQRALSTMLSLKKRQMQGVIRGTDADTVEFLENKMVSQESVIANVELRNCFSLLCLHMETQLVHAHLEILATVLQSLVSVQIRGHSELAEVWKLIEPTITKCLPEKLASGSNGG; encoded by the exons ATATGGAAACAAGTAGACAGCAAGACAGGTTATCTTACGAGAAGCGGAATGTACAAGGGTCTGGCTCTCATCGCTTTCGCCCAACAAGGAAAGCAACCCAGCGACAAGTTGCTGGAAAACTCCGAATCTCAAG GGATCTTGTTATTCGCAGAATTACCCGTTCCCGTTCTGGGCGATCTGTCGGAAGTGACGCTTCTGGCGCAGAGGCTGCACCGAGGCAATCCGGCCAAGCTGAATCACACGTACTCGGACATCTGTAATCTGGACACTATCGAGGTCAACCTTGTTCCTGAGAAGAAGGGTATTTTCCTGAAGCACGTGGAATATCAAGTCGCCAGCAAG aAGTTCAATTCGGTGGTCTACAGACGTTACAACGACTTCGTGTCGTTGTACGACCTCCTCTTGGCTCGGTTTCCCTACAGATTGATACCCAAGTTACCGCcgaaaaaaattgtaggaG ctGACTCGCAATTTCTCGAGGAGAGGCGGCGTTCTCTCCTGCGGTTTCTCACGCTGATCGCTCGCCATCCTGTGGTGAGCGAGGATCCGATTGTACAGTTCTTCTTCACGTTCACCGGTGACGAGACGCAGCACAAGATCCGCGAGATGTTTAGACGCGTGCCGGACGAATTCGCCACGTCCGAATTGTCGCCCCGAGCGAAGGAGCTGATGCCGCCCGAGACGCTGACCGAGTTCGCTAATAGTCGCGATCAGATTCGCCTGATACTTTTTGGGGTCTCGCGGTTGAAGCACATCGCCGATGGCCTGGCGATTAGGTCGCACAATTACGCGGTTGACATGGCCGAGCTGGGCAATCAGCTAAGCACTTTAGCCGCGGAACAGCACGGCACTAGCTCCTGGGTTACCGGCGGTTCTAGCCTTTGGCAAGAAATGAAGAAAGGTTTCCACGTAATCTCGAA AGAATTCAACCTGTTGTCGACCAGAGCACTCCAACAAGCGGTCAGAGAAGAGACTATGATTTGCGAAAGGTTGAATCTCCTGCTCGATATTTTAGTCGCACACAGAATGTTATGCGAAAGACACGAGCGAGGCGTCAGCGCCGATCATCAACGCGCCCTGTCCACGATGTTGTCTCTCAAAAAGCGGCAGATGCAAGGCGTTATTCGCGGAACTGAT GCCGACACCGTCGAGTTCCTCGAGAACAAGATGGTCTCCCAGGAATCGGTAATCGCCAACGTCGAGCTGAGAAATTGCTTCTCGCTGCTCTGCCTGCACATGGAGACCCAGCTTGTACACGCACATCTAGAAATACTCGCCACCGTATTGCAGAGTCTCGTGAGTGTGCAAATTCGCGGACATTCCGag TTGGCTGAAGTGTGGAAATTGATCGAACCGACGATTACCAAGTGTTTACCCGAAAAGTTGGCAAGTGGGTCTAACGGCGGATAG